AAAGAGttagggtacttcacggtaCAATCTTTTGTAACATTCATTGATTTTGTTACAAGCGGAAACTTGTTccttgtaattgtaatttattaaTCATACGACGTGAAGTAACTCAAAAGCGTTCTCTAATGGCATTTCTCAATGatagatttttgaaatcccAGCTTTAGATCAATCGATTTATTTTACACATAATTATGTTGAATTATACTTGCTTGCTGCTGGCAAATCTATCACGCAATTAGACTCCAAACCCCAGTTTAATCGATGCTCTTTGGTGGGTTGTAGTTGAAGTAGATCAATCCGGATTCCTTGGCctaaaaccacaaaaaaatgtattatttACCTCAGACTTGACACGGGATATGAAGTCCTTACAATCGTAAAGGTGATTCCGAAGATAACGATTCCTGCGGCCAGAACGGCATTGTATGTTCGGTTCTTGCGACGGTGTTCCTCGAAGAAGTCACCCTCCGGAACAGGCAAGTCGTTCATGGTGAACACCCGGAAGTTGCTCGGACCATGGTAGCTGCGGGCAATTAGGGCACCTGAAAAAACCAGCCATCTGTATTATCAGCCATCATCAAAAAAGCATCCATGGGAGGGTTATGTAACGGGGCCAATGAAAATCAAAGCGTTTTTGGCAAAATACAAACACAGGCGAATTAATTTCTTCTCGGTTAGATGACTTACCATTCCGTGCAGCCAGGGTGGTCAATGGACGTACAGCCTGCATACTTTATTTGGtgattttcggaaaatttatgcACCAAGGTAAGAGTTTCCTTGCGGACACTGAACGAATCACACGGCAGATGgacgacgaagaaaataatttcagtTTCTGACAGTTCGCTCCCTCTCCAGCGGACCAGCGTTTCTCTCTCCGATTGACAAAAGTAACGCCTCCTGCGTTCTGCCTGCCGTTATTCGTCCGGTTCATGAAATTTAGGGTGGTCCATaatattttatataaaaatttacatgatttgaaaaataattttgatttttttgtacttTTATGTGTTTCTGTATTGTTCAATTTTAGTAAGTATGTTTAAATtgcgagtagagatgtcgtaaaatacCGCGTAATCAATTAGTAACTAATTTGCGACAATACTAATTGCGAGCTTTTTACGTATCATTATATGAACataaggccctccttagccgtgcggtaaaacacgtggcttcaaagcaagaccaaagcttttatgttgttctgttgattgcgctattcaaattaattcacgaaaaaaatgttacttaggtccttttgaaaagttaagcgagaattttcggattgaaaattgtctcgacttccttgggcataaaagcacagagaaacattttgtcaaacattttgtttagattgtATCTCTGTAATACGTTTCTGCACAATAAACTTgcagaatttggtttaaattgatAGTTATGGAGGATGAAAGCGTGTTATGAATACCGCACAATTGTTACAAGCTACAAAAACAAGcctataaggcattttatgagacagatcgaaacagctgtttttctcgtgtttatctactttgacaattagtgggagcccgtttgtttggtaatttcggGCATAACATTTCGATGGGTCTCATCATCAATTCTACCTATTTTACTTTTCGGCCAGGGGctttagaacaaagtttttcatatgattcttaaaaCGTGTCGTTAGTttattcataccattgcattctaagcatgaaaagctgaagaaaacacaaatgaaaagtaaaacgtttaaaacattattttgtgttcggacctaacggaatgttcacgcagaatcatatcaaaacaaaacatcaaaagTAAATAATCGGTGTAGGGATCATAGCAGAGAggacaaataaaattgaaaatgttcaaattattatattaattatttaaGTTAAAGAACCCTATTCGAAATCATGTTCCACCCTGTAGAATTCGAAAGAAAACCACGCAGCATATTTATGGCGGAAACAGGCTACTGGTGAAACGGTTTAACCGATAGTATCGTTCATCATTACACAGATACTAATTTCAACGAAAGCGAAAGAGATATGTAGAAGGCGATGAGTCCAGTTATGATGTGTGGATGTGTGAGTGTGTTTTAAAGGGAAACCGAGAGAACTGTGGATAGTCGTTCAAACTTGTCTTGTCAGTTTGGTCAGAGAAGTAGACGAAGATGGACGTCATGGGAAGCTTCGTCCGAGTGGCTTCAGCCGGTGTATCCGGCCAGTTGGAATCGGCTGGTGGAAATGGCGTGCCAACGCGTCATGCAACGACGGTTGACGACAATGGTGCAGCGGCTCCCAAAGCAAAGTAAGTACagtgcaaaaataaaaaaaaaagtgaatggaaaagaaaattaaaaaaaataactgtcGAACCCTGGGAGTTATGTACTGAGTACtgagagtttttgaagaaattgaattcaaaaaaaaataaaaatggtgaAAGTGAAAAAAGGTTGCTTCGGAAGATATGAACGAAGTAAGAACTTGGAGACGGATTCCGGAAGCTATGGACGGATCCGAAAAATAAAATCGGCTTCGGGAGATATGTACGAAGCCGGATTTCTTAAAAGTATTTAAGGAAAATTATTAGATTCCGGGAGTAATGGACGGTTTCTAAAATCTGGAAAAATACGTTCGGCTTCGGAAGATATGTACGGAGCCGGGACTTTTATTGGGCTTGGATTCCGGGAGTCATGTACGGTTTCCaagatatagaaaaaaaaaacttcggatGCAATGTACGAAGACgtcttttttattgaaaaaattccGGGAGTTATGAACGGAGCTGGTAAAATCGGATACCGGGAGTAATGGACGGTTCCTCATGGTGAAGAGGTGAAAAAACATGAATAACAAAATGGTggactgcaaaaaaaaaatccagaactgTTAATGACTAGAATAGAATTTCGGAAGTGATAATCCTACAAGAAAAAAATGGAGGCAGAGTTTAATTTGTTAGAAGCGAATATGTATTACGGAAGAAATGTACGCAATGTATAAGAAGCCAAATGGAAAAAGGATTATGTGTCATGATGTTGGTTGGGCGGTCCCACAATTTATGAATCGGTTTATTTAACAGGTTTTATCACTAATAAAAATCGTAACAAAATCTTT
The nucleotide sequence above comes from Armigeres subalbatus isolate Guangzhou_Male chromosome 3, GZ_Asu_2, whole genome shotgun sequence. Encoded proteins:
- the LOC134224196 gene encoding uncharacterized protein LOC134224196, translating into MQAVRPLTTLAARNGALIARSYHGPSNFRVFTMNDLPVPEGDFFEEHRRKNRTYNAVLAAGIVIFGITFTIAKESGLIYFNYNPPKSID